Below is a genomic region from Planctomycetia bacterium.
CTGCCTACCCTTCAGCAGATGCCTCGCACACTGCTCACCAGTAAACCGCTTTCTCCCAAGGCTGACACCCTGGATGCTGACCTGCAGGCTGCTGTTAATAACAGGCCTGAACTGCGCCGCTTTTCCTTATTGAGACAGCGTGTCGAAGTCGATTTGCAATTCGCATCGAACCAACTGTTGCCCAATCTTACCACCGGCGTTGCTGGTTCTACCGATCTCGGCCCAATGAAGAAAAACAGCGATGGAACACCGGGAGACTCTCAAGTACTCGAAGGCACGGTGATGTTCGATATGCCTTTGCAATGGCGTGACGCCACCGGTCGGCAGGCACAAGCTCGTGCCTTACTGACCCAATTGCAATGGCAGGAACAATTTGCTCGCGAGCAGATTGGCGCCGATGTGCAGGATGCGATCTCCAATCTGGATCGCAGCCTGGAGCGCATCGCACGTGCCGAAGAAGAAGTGAAGGTAGCCCAGCAGGTGACTGAACTGGAATTCACCCGGTTTCGTGCCGGACAAAGCACCCTGCTAGAAGTGAATCTCCGCGAATTGGCCGCTGCCGGGGCCAAGGCCAGGCTGATTGATGCCTTAGCCGAATTCTACCGTGCAGTTGCTGATTTCCGCGCCGCCCTGGGGCTTGATCTCGCTCCGACACGATAATTCCAGGTTCAACTTTCGCATTCTGATAATCCGCAAGTCTGGATGAATTCACCAATTATTTCATCCCGGTTGTGACAAATCTCACGTTTGCTCGAATCACAATGTGAACACCGGCATAGGAACAGGCAGGCCATGATGCCATGCTCGCACAACAGGTTCTATGGATGCTCATGAATTCACTGCCTACCCATCATGATCACTTTCTTGGGTTGCTGAACAGCCACCAGCGGGCTTTGCACAAAATCTGCTGGGTGTATGGCACACACACTCACGACCGTGACGATCTGCTGCAGGAAATCCTGGCACACCTCTGGTCTGCCTTTCCTCGCTACGATGCCAGTCGCCACTTCCTGACCTGGATGTACCGCATTGCGTTGAACGTTGCTATTGATCACCTCCGCCGAAACAAACGGCGAGGCAAGGAACAGAGCCTGCACCAGCACGATGGAGACAACTTTGACAATCACTCGACAGGCATCACCAGACAGCAGGAACTTCTCGATCTGCATTACCTGTTACAACAGCAAAGCGATGCTGACCGGGCTTTGTTGCTGCTTCATCTGGAAGGGCAATCGCATCGCGAAATCGGCGACATCCTCGGTATCACTGTATCCAACGTCAGTACCAGGCTCAATCGGCTCAGGCAATCTTTGAAACAAACCATTCTGAACGACGAACAGGAGTCACACCATGCAACTCAATGAACTGGAACAGCGCTGGCAACAACTTGACCAGAAACTCGACAGGACACTGGCACTGGGTTCAGAGTTCATGAAACAACTCATTGTCAAACCAGCCCAACGTCGCATCAACTGGCATGCCTTCTGGCCTGCTCTCGATATCGCCTTCTGTTGCATGGTTCTCTGGCCCACCGGCAGCATTCTTTATCAGCATGGCCACCAGGCCGCCGTGCTGTTCCCAACCCTCATCACCATGGCCAGCGCCATCGCCTTGCTGATCAGTTCGATCTATCAGTTGCAACTTACCGCTGACATCAACTGGTATGGGCCTGTGGTTGCCATCCAGACGAAACTCGAAAAACTGCGTGTTGCCAGGATCAGTCAGTTCAAATGGATCATTCTCCTCTCACCGTTGGCAGGCTTCTGCGGAATCGTCACCCTCCTGCACGGCTTATTCGCCTGGCAGTCAGATAACCGCTTTAACTTGATCGATCGGATTCACCAACCCTGGTTGATGGTGAACTATATTTTCGGGGTGCTTTTCCTTCTGTTCGGCCACCTGCTGGCAGGCTACCTGGCCAGAAAATTTCAGCATCATCGCTGGTGGCAGGCAGTGCTCGATGATATCTCCGGCAAATCACTGAACACTGCAGCCGCAGATTTGAGAAAGTGGGAAGCACTCACGGGGTAATCGTGATCACGGCTGATCGAACTTGCGAACAGATATCACCGTTTGCATGTACACATGCGAACCGTGCAAACTTTCGGGGAAATAAAAATCTGATTGACACGTAAGAAATTACTTACCTATACTGATTGCATGGTTGCTCTCAAACATAAGCCCGATGTCTTCACCGCCATCAGCCATCCGGCACGCAGGCGAATGCTCGATCTGCTTGCAATCGAAGACAGTGCCGTCAACACGATAGCAACCCACTTCAAAATGAGTCGCCCGGCGGTGTCGCAGCATCTTCGCATCCTGCTCGATTCCGGCCTCGTGACAGAACAGCGGTATGGCCGCGAACGCCGTTACCACCTCGTCCCTGACCGTCTCGGCCCAGTGCGGGAATGGCTATCGCACTATGAGCGGTTCTGGGACGACCGGCTCGAGCGGCTGCAGAAAGTGTTAGCCAGGAGCAAGGCATGAGCAAAACGATCCAGCGCGAGATGCACTTTCCGCAGCCTCGGGAACAAGTCTGGCAAGCGATCGCCGAGAGTGCCACGTTGGCCGAGTGGATGTTCCCGAACGACTTCGAACCCCGCGTCGGCCATCACTTCACGTTCCAGGTGCCGGGGAATCCGAAGATGAATTTCGAAGGCTTGACCGTTCACTGCGAAGTGCTGGAGTGCGAAGCACCCAGTCGACTCGTGTTCTCGTGGTCAGCCGGGGAACTCGCTGATACGAAGGTAAGCTTCCGTCTCGAACCCGACGGCCTCGGTACGAAACTTCTCTTTGAACACGCCGGGTTCAATATCACGCAAGCCTTCGGCGAACAAGCATTCAAAGGTGCCGAGTACGGCTGGGCGAAGATGCTGAAGCAGCTTGGGGTGGTGGTGGATGGGCTGGGAAAACCGAACATTTAGACAAGCCATACTTTCGATGCAACATGCGAAAGCTACTGGCCTAATTCGAAACCACGAGGATTCTTAATGTCCACTGAACTTCCCATCCCTCCTGCTGCAGTAGCGGATACACGTTCCCTTGAGATGATTCGCGTCTGGATTGCGAATAAAAAGCAACATTGTGTCCTGAACATCGGTTTTTGGGAAGAACGCAATATTGATGAATGTCACGCATGGGGTGTTCTGTTGGCAGACATGGTGCGCCATATCGCTAACGCACACGAGATCGAGTATGGTCGTGACCCGTGTGAGACTATCAACAGAGTTCGTGAGTCGTTCATAATCGAGATGGGGCATCCAACGTCTGATCATATTGGCGATTTCGTGAATAATGAGAAACGCTCTTCCTCCAAGCCCAAAAAGAAGAAGCGAAGTTGAATTGATATTGTCAGGAATGGTTATCACGTCACTTTCATAAGGACACCATCATGACCGCAGCCACCAAACGTTCCATCCTTCGCGGCATACACATGGTGCTGGCCATCCCCATCGCGGGGTATGTGTACAGCCCGTTTGCGAACTTGCCTGACTACGCTGGGCCGACACGGTTTGTCTTCTTTCCACTACTCGTTCTCACTGGATTGTGGATGTGGAAAGGCCATGAGCTGGGGCGGCTGATGGCGAAGAGATCGGCATAACTTGCAATCGTAGTAAGCTGTGGCAGGGTTATTCGGTACTCCGAATGACCCTGCTGGCTGTGCAAGAACTCAGCGAACTCGCAGGGTCATGCATGGGTACATGCATAACCCTGCCACAACTTGTCGCCTTAAGAACGGCAACCCATGGAACTAACACCCACTCCGAACTACGATCAGTTGCTCCAAGTCATCTCGACAACGCTGGGCACCGGGCAGTCGCAAGCCATACGGGCGGCTAATGTCCATCTGCTCGAAACCTACTGGCGAATCGGCCAGCACATCGTCGAATTCGAGCAGGGTGGCCAGTCGAAGGCGGAGTATGGCACCGGGCTTATCACCCGACTGGCTCAGGACTTACGGCAACGACATGGCAAGGGATTTGACCGCAGCAACCTCATCCGCATGCGACAGTTCTACATCTCTTACCCAAAAGGTGCGACACTGTCGCACTTTTTAAGCTGGTCGCATGTCGTCGAACTCCTCAAGATCGACGAACCGCTCGAACGCAGCTTCTACGAAAAGCAGATGATCGCGGAGAACTGGTCGGTTCGTGAACTGAAGCGGCAGAAGAACTCAGCCCTATTTCTGCGATTGGCAGCTAGCAAGGACAAGTCCGAAATACTTCAACTCGCCAGTCAGGGCCAACTGGTCGAGTCGCCGAACGACTTGCTGCGTGAACCATACATCTTCGAGTTTCTCAAAATACCGGAAGCCACACATGTTT
It encodes:
- a CDS encoding SRPBCC domain-containing protein, with translation MSKTIQREMHFPQPREQVWQAIAESATLAEWMFPNDFEPRVGHHFTFQVPGNPKMNFEGLTVHCEVLECEAPSRLVFSWSAGELADTKVSFRLEPDGLGTKLLFEHAGFNITQAFGEQAFKGAEYGWAKMLKQLGVVVDGLGKPNI
- a CDS encoding DUF5076 domain-containing protein, whose protein sequence is MSTELPIPPAAVADTRSLEMIRVWIANKKQHCVLNIGFWEERNIDECHAWGVLLADMVRHIANAHEIEYGRDPCETINRVRESFIIEMGHPTSDHIGDFVNNEKRSSSKPKKKKRS
- a CDS encoding winged helix-turn-helix transcriptional regulator — protein: MVALKHKPDVFTAISHPARRRMLDLLAIEDSAVNTIATHFKMSRPAVSQHLRILLDSGLVTEQRYGRERRYHLVPDRLGPVREWLSHYERFWDDRLERLQKVLARSKA
- a CDS encoding DUF1016 family protein, with translation MELTPTPNYDQLLQVISTTLGTGQSQAIRAANVHLLETYWRIGQHIVEFEQGGQSKAEYGTGLITRLAQDLRQRHGKGFDRSNLIRMRQFYISYPKGATLSHFLSWSHVVELLKIDEPLERSFYEKQMIAENWSVRELKRQKNSALFLRLAASKDKSEILQLASQGQLVESPNDLLREPYIFEFLKIPEATHVSETQLETLLCDHLQQFLLELGKGFTFVGRQYRITINNAHYKVDLVFYHRILRRFVLIDLKIEDVEHHDIGQMNLYLGYFAAEENTEGDAEPIGIILSRHKDELLVEYATYGMNSQLFVQKYQLYLPNKEELRLELERTLREAGE
- a CDS encoding sigma-70 family RNA polymerase sigma factor: MNSLPTHHDHFLGLLNSHQRALHKICWVYGTHTHDRDDLLQEILAHLWSAFPRYDASRHFLTWMYRIALNVAIDHLRRNKRRGKEQSLHQHDGDNFDNHSTGITRQQELLDLHYLLQQQSDADRALLLLHLEGQSHREIGDILGITVSNVSTRLNRLRQSLKQTILNDEQESHHATQ